In Actinoplanes derwentensis, the following proteins share a genomic window:
- a CDS encoding 6-phospho-beta-glucosidase translates to MKLTILGGGGFRVPLVYRALLADHEPGRVTRVTLHDLDEQRLTAIRRVLAEQAEGVPDAPVVDTTTDLDEAIREADFVFSAIRVHGLEGRVIDERVALAQGVLGQETVGAGGIAYGLRTLPVALHIAERVAVLAPQAWVINFTNPAGMVTEAMSRHLGDRVIGICDSPAGLGKRVARALGVEPREVRLDYAGLNHLGWLRRAVVDGVDRLPGLLADDTLINSLEEGKLFGTDWIRTLGAIPNEYLHYYYFGREGVAATKGAAQTRGSFLLDQQRRFYATVAGCDTPALPAWQATLLERETTYMAENRDAAGAGDRDEEDLESGGYEQIALALMRAIALDQRANLILNIRNRGTLAGLDENAVIEVPCTVGAGGPRPNAADPLPDHAAALVASVKAVERAVIEAAVTGSRQAALRAFAVHPLVDSVAVARRLLDEYQNQLPQLGYLS, encoded by the coding sequence ATGAAACTGACGATTCTCGGCGGCGGTGGTTTCCGGGTTCCGCTGGTCTACCGGGCTCTGCTCGCCGACCACGAACCGGGCCGGGTCACCCGGGTCACCCTGCACGACCTGGACGAACAGCGGCTGACCGCGATCCGCCGGGTCCTGGCCGAACAGGCCGAGGGGGTGCCCGACGCCCCGGTCGTCGACACCACCACCGATCTGGACGAGGCGATCCGCGAAGCCGACTTCGTCTTCTCCGCGATCCGGGTGCACGGCCTCGAAGGCCGGGTGATCGACGAACGGGTGGCGCTCGCCCAGGGTGTCCTCGGGCAGGAGACGGTCGGCGCCGGCGGGATCGCGTACGGGCTGCGGACCTTGCCTGTCGCTCTGCACATCGCCGAGCGGGTCGCCGTGCTGGCCCCGCAAGCATGGGTCATCAACTTCACCAACCCGGCCGGCATGGTCACCGAGGCGATGTCCCGGCACCTCGGTGACCGGGTGATCGGCATCTGCGATTCCCCCGCCGGGCTCGGTAAACGGGTGGCACGCGCGCTGGGCGTCGAGCCGCGCGAGGTCCGGCTGGACTACGCCGGCCTCAACCACCTCGGCTGGCTGCGGCGCGCCGTGGTCGACGGCGTGGACCGGCTGCCCGGCCTGCTCGCCGACGACACGCTGATCAACTCGCTGGAGGAGGGCAAACTCTTCGGCACCGACTGGATCCGCACTCTCGGCGCGATCCCGAACGAGTACCTGCACTACTACTACTTCGGGCGGGAGGGCGTGGCCGCCACCAAGGGCGCCGCCCAGACCCGGGGCTCGTTCCTGCTCGATCAGCAGCGGCGCTTCTACGCCACGGTGGCCGGCTGCGACACCCCCGCCCTGCCCGCCTGGCAGGCCACCCTGCTGGAACGCGAGACCACCTACATGGCGGAGAACCGGGACGCCGCCGGCGCCGGGGACCGCGATGAGGAGGACCTGGAGTCCGGCGGGTACGAGCAGATCGCTCTGGCCCTGATGCGTGCCATCGCGCTCGACCAGCGGGCGAACCTGATCCTCAACATCCGTAACCGCGGCACCCTGGCCGGTCTCGACGAGAACGCCGTGATCGAGGTGCCCTGCACGGTCGGTGCCGGTGGTCCCCGCCCGAACGCCGCCGACCCGCTGCCGGATCACGCGGCCGCGCTTGTCGCCAGCGTCAAAGCGGTCGAGCGCGCGGTCATCGAGGCGGCCGTCACCGGCAGCCGGCAGGCCGCTCTGCGCGCCTTCGCCGTGCACCCGCTGGTCGACTCGGTGGCCGTGGCCCGGCGCCTGCTCGACGAATACCAGAACCAGCTGCCGCAACTCGGCTACCTGAGCTGA
- a CDS encoding DeoR/GlpR family DNA-binding transcription regulator, with protein sequence MLQQQRHDLILRGLRDGPLSVVTLSDRLGVSPATIRRDLLILDGQGQLRRVHGGAALVPDSDDPFADVAAVRTAEKQAVAQRCAQLIRDGETVLLDVGTTTHQVAKLLHGRSLTVITSSLAVQEELADDPTVQLIMLGGVVRRDYRCLVGFLTEDNLRQVHADRLILGTSGIQPNGQIVDTTVIQVPIKRAMIAASDQVVLVADAAKFPGSGVARICGPDDLNVVVTNHDADPTTCAALREAGAEVLTT encoded by the coding sequence ATGCTTCAGCAGCAACGACACGACCTGATCTTGCGGGGCCTTCGCGACGGCCCGCTGTCAGTTGTCACGCTCTCCGACAGATTGGGTGTCAGCCCGGCCACGATCCGCCGTGACCTGCTGATACTCGACGGTCAGGGCCAGCTGCGCCGGGTGCACGGGGGCGCTGCCCTGGTGCCGGACTCCGATGACCCGTTCGCCGACGTGGCGGCCGTGCGCACCGCGGAGAAGCAAGCCGTCGCGCAGCGATGCGCACAGTTGATCAGAGACGGCGAGACCGTGCTGCTGGATGTCGGCACCACCACCCATCAGGTGGCGAAACTGCTGCACGGCCGGTCGCTGACCGTCATCACCAGCAGCCTGGCGGTGCAGGAGGAGCTGGCCGACGACCCCACCGTGCAACTGATCATGCTCGGTGGGGTGGTCCGGCGCGACTACCGCTGCCTCGTCGGCTTCCTCACCGAGGACAACCTGCGCCAGGTGCACGCCGACCGGCTCATCCTCGGCACCAGCGGCATCCAGCCCAACGGCCAGATCGTCGACACGACGGTGATCCAGGTGCCGATCAAACGGGCCATGATCGCCGCGAGCGACCAGGTGGTCCTGGTCGCCGACGCGGCGAAGTTTCCCGGTTCCGGTGTGGCGCGCATCTGCGGACCGGACGATCTGAACGTCGTGGTCACCAACCATGACGCCGACCCGACGACGTGTGCCGCCCTGCGTGAGGCCGGCGCGGAGGTGCTCACCACATGA
- a CDS encoding carbohydrate kinase family protein — METPETDVFLSGLLFVDVVFGGLPQAPVLGTETWATSFDTGPGGIANMAVALRRLGLRTSLAAAFGDDFYGDYCWRTLGDREDIDLSRSRRFPGWPMPVTAALAYGGDRALVTHEKPAPITLNELIGEPPTCRAAMVHLGQDPPQWLTTVSAAGGLVFADVGWDPDGRWPEELLDQLSACHAFMPNEHEAMAYTRTSTPQAALARIADLVPLAVVTRGDRGALAIDASTGETAEVAGLPVTAVDPTGAGDVFCAGMIAATLAGLSLADRLRFANLCAALSVQGLGGANSAPDQPRLRQWRETAPPSLRHEYGFLDSPSVRKEST, encoded by the coding sequence GTGGAGACCCCGGAGACCGACGTTTTCCTGTCTGGACTGCTCTTTGTGGACGTCGTGTTCGGCGGTCTCCCACAGGCTCCCGTGCTGGGCACCGAAACCTGGGCCACCAGCTTCGACACCGGCCCGGGCGGCATCGCCAACATGGCCGTCGCGCTCCGCCGGCTCGGCCTGCGCACCAGCCTGGCCGCCGCCTTCGGCGACGACTTCTACGGCGACTACTGCTGGCGTACGCTCGGCGACCGCGAGGACATCGATCTGTCCCGCTCACGGCGGTTCCCCGGCTGGCCGATGCCGGTGACCGCGGCCCTGGCGTACGGCGGTGATCGCGCTCTCGTCACCCACGAGAAACCGGCACCGATCACCCTGAACGAGCTGATCGGGGAGCCGCCCACCTGCCGCGCCGCGATGGTGCATCTCGGCCAGGACCCGCCGCAGTGGCTGACCACGGTCTCCGCGGCCGGCGGGCTGGTCTTCGCCGACGTCGGCTGGGACCCCGACGGCCGCTGGCCCGAGGAACTGCTCGACCAGCTGAGCGCCTGTCATGCCTTCATGCCCAACGAGCACGAGGCGATGGCGTACACCCGGACCTCGACACCGCAGGCGGCCCTGGCCCGGATCGCCGACCTCGTTCCCCTCGCCGTGGTCACCCGCGGTGACCGGGGGGCCCTCGCCATCGACGCCTCCACGGGGGAGACCGCCGAGGTCGCCGGGCTCCCGGTCACCGCGGTCGACCCGACCGGCGCCGGCGACGTCTTCTGCGCCGGGATGATCGCCGCCACCCTCGCCGGACTGTCCCTGGCCGACCGGCTCCGCTTCGCGAACCTCTGCGCCGCCCTGTCCGTCCAAGGCCTGGGCGGCGCCAACTCGGCACCCGACCAGCCGCGACTACGGCAATGGCGGGAGACCGCCCCACCTTCTTTACGACACGAGTACGGCTTTTTGGACTCCCCCTCTGTTCGGAAGGAATCGACATGA
- a CDS encoding ABC transporter substrate-binding protein codes for MTLSRRNFLRYGTAGLAAVAVPGLAACTSSTATSGLSGAGATALWYWGDGLSDKVVEAAKTQFAGQTTLEPTKVGGDFKQKLTTTLSSRQFVPAITGIKGEDMANFRGNADMFADLNEYGFKDLSSQYLEWKVKQATTADGKVIGFPIDIGPTGMFYREDVFAKAGLPTDPAAVSARLSTWDAFYDAAVAAKSKVPGTFMVINAGAIFNLVIGQGTKRFIDENNTFIGDQPHVRAAWDLAVRAHTLGVSGKTEDGSADWTAGISKGTLPSVIGAAWAGIDIRNNAADTSGKWRVASAPGGPGNFGGSFLAITKQAANPQLAFDIVKWILSPENAANNFTDSSLFPASPATYTSAALTSGDDFFGGQKTIDIFGPAAQKIPIAYEAAADAAVSAPYFNQLGNVEQGKNADEAWAEAVKEAKQIGTRQGVK; via the coding sequence ATGACCCTTTCCCGACGTAATTTCCTCCGGTACGGCACTGCCGGGCTCGCCGCCGTGGCGGTTCCCGGACTCGCCGCCTGCACCTCCAGCACCGCGACCAGCGGTTTGTCGGGCGCCGGCGCCACCGCCCTCTGGTACTGGGGCGACGGGCTCAGCGACAAGGTGGTGGAAGCCGCCAAGACCCAGTTCGCCGGGCAGACCACCCTCGAACCCACCAAGGTCGGCGGTGACTTCAAGCAGAAACTCACCACCACCCTGTCGTCGCGGCAGTTCGTCCCGGCCATCACCGGCATCAAGGGTGAGGACATGGCGAACTTCCGGGGCAACGCCGACATGTTCGCCGACCTGAACGAGTACGGGTTCAAGGACCTGTCGTCGCAGTATCTGGAGTGGAAGGTCAAACAGGCCACCACCGCCGACGGCAAGGTCATCGGCTTCCCCATCGACATCGGCCCGACCGGCATGTTCTACCGCGAGGACGTCTTCGCCAAAGCCGGCCTGCCCACCGACCCGGCCGCGGTCAGCGCGCGACTGAGCACCTGGGACGCCTTCTACGACGCGGCGGTAGCGGCCAAGTCGAAGGTCCCCGGCACGTTCATGGTGATCAACGCCGGTGCCATCTTCAACCTGGTCATCGGGCAGGGCACCAAACGGTTCATCGACGAGAACAACACCTTCATCGGCGACCAGCCGCACGTGAGGGCGGCCTGGGACCTGGCGGTCCGCGCACACACCCTCGGGGTCTCCGGCAAGACCGAGGACGGTTCGGCGGACTGGACGGCCGGCATCTCCAAGGGCACACTGCCCTCGGTGATCGGCGCCGCCTGGGCCGGTATCGACATCCGCAACAACGCGGCCGACACCTCCGGCAAGTGGCGGGTCGCCTCCGCACCCGGCGGCCCCGGCAACTTCGGCGGTTCCTTCCTGGCGATCACCAAGCAGGCCGCGAACCCGCAGCTCGCGTTCGACATCGTCAAGTGGATCCTCAGCCCGGAGAACGCCGCTAACAACTTCACCGACTCGTCGCTGTTCCCGGCCAGCCCCGCCACCTACACCTCGGCTGCCCTCACCAGCGGCGACGACTTCTTCGGCGGCCAGAAGACCATCGACATCTTCGGTCCCGCCGCGCAGAAGATCCCGATCGCCTACGAGGCCGCCGCCGACGCCGCCGTCTCCGCCCCCTATTTCAACCAGCTCGGCAACGTCGAACAGGGCAAGAACGCCGACGAAGCCTGGGCCGAAGCGGTGAAGGAAGCCAAGCAGATCGGCACCCGGCAGGGAGTCAAGTGA
- a CDS encoding carbohydrate ABC transporter permease, giving the protein MNRARSLRSSWPQYLAISPFYLLFTVFLLGPTLFSLYLAFHRWDGIGEMQYVGLDQFRFLIEDATFWLSVRNTLVIWVLSTVPMLFFALVLAALLNNTKRLVGFYRVALFIPNITSVVAVAIVFGALFANNSGLVNITLQGLGLSGVPWLTDPWAIKVVIAMLMTWQWTGYNALIYLAGMQSIPSELYEAAKIDGAGPVRAFLSITIPMLRPIILFTVVVSTITGMQSFTEPQVLFGNNSAVNANSGGPGQAGLTMVLYFYRTAFGQNDYGYGAAIAWAVFLIVMVFTILNWRLVQRRAD; this is encoded by the coding sequence GTGAATCGCGCCCGGTCACTGCGGTCGAGCTGGCCGCAGTACCTGGCGATCTCCCCGTTCTACCTGCTCTTCACGGTATTCCTGCTCGGGCCGACACTGTTCTCGCTCTACCTGGCGTTCCACCGCTGGGACGGCATCGGGGAGATGCAGTACGTCGGACTCGACCAGTTCCGGTTCCTGATCGAGGACGCCACGTTCTGGCTGTCGGTCCGCAACACCCTGGTCATCTGGGTCCTGAGCACCGTACCGATGCTCTTCTTCGCCCTGGTGCTCGCGGCGCTGCTGAACAACACCAAACGACTGGTCGGGTTCTACCGGGTGGCCCTGTTCATCCCGAACATCACCTCGGTGGTGGCGGTGGCGATCGTCTTCGGCGCGCTGTTCGCCAACAACTCCGGCCTGGTCAACATCACCCTGCAGGGACTCGGTCTGTCCGGCGTGCCGTGGCTGACCGACCCCTGGGCCATCAAGGTCGTGATCGCGATGCTGATGACCTGGCAGTGGACCGGTTACAACGCCCTGATCTACCTCGCCGGGATGCAGTCGATCCCGAGCGAACTCTACGAGGCCGCGAAGATCGACGGCGCCGGACCGGTCCGGGCGTTCCTCTCGATCACCATTCCGATGCTGCGGCCGATCATCCTGTTCACCGTGGTGGTCTCCACCATCACCGGCATGCAGAGTTTCACCGAGCCGCAGGTGCTGTTCGGCAACAACTCCGCAGTCAACGCCAACTCCGGCGGACCCGGACAGGCCGGCCTGACCATGGTGCTGTACTTCTACCGCACCGCGTTCGGGCAGAACGACTACGGCTACGGCGCCGCCATCGCGTGGGCCGTGTTCCTCATCGTCATGGTGTTCACCATCCTGAACTGGCGCCTCGTGCAGCGCCGGGCCGATTAA
- a CDS encoding carbohydrate ABC transporter permease yields the protein MRKILLHGCLGVAVLLSLFPFYWTVVMATNTTQDVFRNPPKLTIGPHLFDNVQTVLQSVDLIAPIVNTVLVALGTTVLVLFFDSLAAFAFAKYDFPGRKVLFGLLLLMFMVPTQLALIPQFVIMAELGWVGTLKALVIPAAANAFGIFWMRQYISNAVPDEMLEAAHLDGAGFFRIYRSVILPVIRPGLAFLGIFTFIAAWNDYVWPLIILLDPNKVTLQVALSQLNVGLKQDYSVLMAGALIGVLPLVVMFVLFARNFIGDAVKGAVK from the coding sequence GTGCGCAAGATCCTGCTCCATGGCTGCCTGGGCGTGGCGGTGCTGCTCTCGCTGTTCCCGTTCTACTGGACCGTGGTCATGGCCACGAACACCACCCAGGACGTGTTCCGCAACCCGCCGAAACTGACGATCGGCCCGCACCTGTTCGACAACGTCCAGACGGTGCTGCAGAGCGTCGACCTGATCGCGCCGATCGTGAACACCGTTCTGGTCGCCCTCGGCACCACCGTCCTGGTGCTGTTCTTCGACTCGCTCGCGGCGTTCGCCTTCGCCAAGTACGACTTCCCCGGCCGCAAGGTGCTGTTCGGCCTGCTGCTGCTGATGTTCATGGTGCCCACCCAGCTGGCCCTGATCCCGCAGTTCGTGATCATGGCGGAACTCGGCTGGGTCGGCACCCTCAAAGCCCTGGTCATCCCGGCCGCGGCCAACGCCTTCGGCATCTTCTGGATGCGGCAGTACATCAGCAACGCGGTCCCCGACGAGATGCTGGAAGCGGCCCACCTGGACGGCGCCGGCTTCTTCCGCATCTACCGCAGCGTCATCCTGCCCGTGATCCGCCCCGGCCTGGCCTTCCTGGGCATCTTCACGTTCATCGCCGCCTGGAACGACTACGTCTGGCCCCTGATCATCCTGCTGGACCCGAACAAGGTCACCTTGCAGGTGGCGTTGTCCCAGCTCAACGTAGGCCTGAAGCAGGACTACTCAGTCCTGATGGCGGGCGCTCTGATCGGCGTACTCCCACTGGTCGTGATGTTCGTCCTCTTCGCCCGCAACTTCATCGGCGACGCCGTGAAGGGAGCCGTCAAATGA
- a CDS encoding tetratricopeptide repeat protein — MVLDTVGPHADLLALFAMLLNRTFEASTKPKTVRREIAKRAGIGPSHLSELLNGRKKPPPDTARRLVTAMSGSKAEAQKAFELAEDIVTSAENARRIRRTRAPHLLKPSPDGFVGRLPDLTELSRAADVAGRGQPRRTATLITGQPGVGKTWLLRHWARLRAAKWPDGCLHADLREFASVGAVLHGFLSALGVPARSIPEAMSAQVALYQEITTGRRLLVALDNVTADDDLEPLLPGEGPHTVVVTSRDRLYDLVSMHDAAVLHLDVLTEAESRTLLAARIGRVRTAAEREPAEDLIRICAGLPLALSLVGAQARMHPTWPLTQIVDLYRSSASPVRAMTSRNADLNLMAVLTSGYLGFGPQARFAFRMLGLGNGVELDLDAVASLLALPPESARGPLTVLSDASFLEEPERGRYRMHDLMWSFAAERAAEEVADDERTAARRRLAEHFLGMAFQGDRLLSPQRPPITVARTEADVAIQPFATADAALDWFEINDANLVVTQRTAVKHQWRTITWQLAWSLDNYQYRRGLIARHDETWQRGLTAAEEDGAPGPIALARLCLGNIRARQGRHREALELLEPAIRHFEQTSDTANLAQTHRALHFAWDDVDTERQLDHAERALALFLEVGQQSWIAIGLNAVGEAHADGGHYDLARTFCEQALALHRQLGNRSGEAATLDSLGIVAEGAGRLDEAAEDLVAAAEIYRELKNVSSEANTLARLGRVLVAMPSREDEGRGRLRQAHEMYVEQGRAAEAERVRQGLDGSSIR, encoded by the coding sequence ATGGTGCTCGATACGGTCGGCCCGCACGCGGATCTCCTAGCCCTGTTCGCCATGCTGCTCAACCGGACATTCGAGGCTTCCACCAAGCCCAAGACGGTACGCAGGGAGATCGCCAAACGGGCCGGCATCGGGCCGAGTCACCTCAGCGAACTGCTGAACGGGCGGAAGAAGCCGCCGCCGGACACCGCCCGGCGGCTGGTGACGGCCATGAGCGGGTCGAAGGCCGAGGCGCAGAAGGCGTTCGAGTTGGCCGAGGACATCGTGACCTCGGCGGAGAATGCTCGCAGGATTCGGCGCACCCGAGCGCCGCACCTGCTCAAGCCCTCGCCGGACGGCTTCGTGGGCCGGCTGCCGGACCTGACTGAGCTCTCGCGGGCAGCGGACGTCGCCGGGCGCGGGCAGCCGCGCCGCACAGCAACGCTGATCACCGGGCAGCCTGGAGTCGGCAAGACCTGGCTGCTGCGGCACTGGGCGCGCCTGCGGGCAGCGAAGTGGCCCGACGGTTGCCTCCATGCCGACCTTCGCGAGTTCGCATCCGTCGGCGCGGTCCTGCACGGATTCCTCTCCGCCCTCGGCGTTCCCGCACGGTCCATCCCGGAGGCGATGAGTGCCCAGGTCGCGCTCTACCAGGAGATCACCACCGGACGGCGGCTGCTCGTCGCGCTGGACAACGTGACCGCAGACGACGACCTTGAGCCGCTGCTGCCCGGCGAGGGGCCGCACACCGTCGTGGTGACCAGCCGGGACAGGCTCTACGACCTGGTGTCGATGCACGACGCCGCGGTGCTGCATCTGGACGTGTTGACCGAGGCGGAATCGCGCACGCTGCTGGCCGCCCGGATCGGCCGGGTGCGAACGGCCGCCGAGCGGGAACCCGCCGAGGACCTGATCCGGATCTGCGCCGGTCTGCCGCTGGCGTTGAGTCTCGTCGGCGCGCAGGCTCGGATGCACCCGACCTGGCCTCTGACGCAGATCGTCGATCTCTATCGGAGCAGCGCATCCCCGGTCCGTGCGATGACGAGCAGGAATGCGGACCTGAACCTGATGGCCGTTCTGACGTCCGGATACCTGGGCTTCGGCCCGCAGGCCCGGTTCGCTTTCCGCATGCTCGGCCTGGGCAACGGGGTCGAACTCGACCTGGATGCGGTGGCCAGCCTTCTGGCCCTCCCGCCGGAATCAGCCCGTGGCCCGTTGACCGTGTTGAGCGATGCCAGCTTCCTGGAGGAGCCGGAACGGGGCCGGTACCGGATGCACGACCTGATGTGGTCATTCGCCGCAGAACGCGCCGCCGAGGAGGTCGCCGACGACGAGCGGACCGCCGCCCGGCGTCGCCTCGCCGAGCATTTTCTCGGCATGGCGTTCCAGGGCGATCGGCTGCTGAGCCCGCAACGACCACCGATCACGGTCGCCCGCACCGAAGCGGACGTCGCTATCCAGCCGTTCGCCACCGCCGACGCCGCACTGGACTGGTTCGAGATCAACGACGCCAATCTGGTCGTCACACAACGAACCGCCGTGAAGCACCAATGGCGGACCATCACCTGGCAGTTGGCCTGGAGTCTGGACAACTACCAGTACCGGCGCGGGCTGATCGCCCGCCATGACGAGACCTGGCAACGTGGGCTCACCGCCGCCGAGGAGGACGGCGCCCCGGGGCCGATCGCGCTGGCTCGCCTCTGTCTCGGCAACATCCGCGCTCGCCAGGGTCGCCACCGAGAGGCGCTGGAACTGCTGGAACCGGCCATTCGGCACTTCGAGCAGACGAGCGACACGGCCAACCTCGCCCAAACTCACCGAGCCCTTCACTTCGCCTGGGACGACGTCGACACCGAACGGCAACTCGACCACGCGGAGCGCGCCCTGGCCCTGTTCCTGGAGGTGGGTCAGCAGTCGTGGATCGCCATCGGCCTCAACGCAGTCGGAGAAGCCCATGCCGACGGCGGCCACTATGACCTCGCCCGGACCTTCTGCGAACAGGCTCTCGCCTTGCACCGACAGCTCGGGAACCGGTCCGGCGAGGCTGCGACGCTGGACAGCCTGGGTATCGTCGCCGAGGGAGCCGGTCGCCTGGATGAGGCAGCCGAGGATCTGGTCGCCGCGGCTGAGATCTACCGTGAACTCAAGAACGTCTCCTCGGAGGCGAACACCCTGGCCCGGCTGGGCCGGGTGCTCGTCGCCATGCCGTCGCGCGAGGACGAGGGGCGCGGACGGCTTCGGCAGGCTCATGAGATGTATGTGGAGCAGGGCCGAGCCGCGGAGGCCGAACGGGTGCGGCAGGGGCTCGACGGCAGTTCGATTCGCTGA
- a CDS encoding flavin monoamine oxidase family protein, which yields MFATMGALGLAPAHAATPAFRAPSPADFHLTGRAARKVVILGGGIAGLAAAYELGKAGYDCTILEARDVTGGRNFTVRGGTVQTDLDGHTQRAEYSPGTYLNAGPARIAQWMVTLDYCRELGVPIQPFVNANADAMIYNEATGTPIKYRTAKADVYGYVAELLAKATDQGALDSSLTSTDKARLLSFLEGFGAIGSAHEYRGTNRRGFTTYPGAGLNEGTPLPGPPALSDVFASNVGRYFSFEFGYDQAMMMFQPVGGMDRIASALTTAVGRHRVRLSAEVLDVTGRASDVTVTYRQGGRTRTVTADFCVATLPPHLMARVPHNLGADVTAALSSFPAAASGKIGLEYRSRWWETDLRIYGGITETDLDLAHVWYPSHDFHAARGLIVGYYNTGTAARTYGALSPAERTERAVMQGVKIHGEKYRTELASAFSIAWHRTPYLEGAWTSPPWTTPGYRLLLQPAGRVYFAGDWLSHEVAWQHGAFVSARAAVSALHQRVLSP from the coding sequence ATGTTCGCCACGATGGGGGCACTCGGGCTCGCGCCCGCGCACGCCGCCACACCGGCGTTCCGGGCACCCAGCCCAGCCGACTTCCACCTGACCGGGCGCGCGGCCCGCAAGGTGGTGATCCTCGGTGGTGGCATCGCCGGGCTGGCCGCCGCTTACGAGCTGGGCAAAGCCGGTTACGACTGCACGATCCTGGAAGCCCGGGACGTCACCGGTGGCCGCAACTTCACGGTTCGCGGCGGGACCGTGCAGACCGATCTGGACGGGCACACCCAGCGGGCCGAATACTCCCCCGGCACCTATCTCAATGCCGGCCCGGCCCGCATCGCCCAGTGGATGGTCACCCTGGATTACTGTCGTGAGCTGGGCGTTCCGATTCAGCCGTTCGTCAATGCCAACGCGGACGCGATGATCTACAACGAGGCCACCGGCACACCGATAAAATATCGGACGGCAAAGGCCGATGTGTACGGGTATGTAGCCGAACTGCTGGCCAAAGCCACCGACCAGGGTGCCCTGGACAGTTCGCTGACCAGCACGGACAAGGCACGGCTGCTGTCTTTCCTGGAAGGATTCGGGGCGATCGGATCAGCCCACGAATATCGCGGCACGAATCGGCGGGGCTTCACCACGTACCCGGGCGCGGGTTTGAACGAAGGCACTCCGCTGCCCGGGCCACCGGCCCTGTCGGACGTTTTCGCCAGCAATGTGGGCCGCTACTTCAGTTTCGAATTCGGCTACGACCAGGCGATGATGATGTTTCAGCCGGTCGGTGGCATGGACCGGATCGCCTCCGCGCTGACCACCGCCGTCGGCAGACATCGGGTGCGGCTGAGCGCCGAGGTCCTGGACGTGACCGGCCGCGCCTCGGACGTGACGGTCACCTACCGGCAGGGTGGCCGAACGCGGACGGTGACGGCCGACTTCTGTGTGGCCACCCTGCCGCCGCACCTGATGGCCCGGGTGCCGCACAACCTGGGAGCCGACGTCACCGCAGCGCTGTCGTCGTTCCCGGCCGCGGCCTCCGGCAAGATCGGCCTGGAGTACCGCAGCCGCTGGTGGGAGACCGACCTGCGCATCTACGGCGGCATCACCGAGACGGATCTGGACCTGGCCCACGTCTGGTACCCGTCGCACGACTTCCACGCCGCGCGAGGCCTGATCGTCGGCTACTACAACACCGGAACGGCGGCCCGGACGTACGGCGCCCTGTCCCCCGCCGAACGCACCGAACGTGCCGTCATGCAGGGCGTGAAGATCCACGGCGAGAAGTACCGCACCGAGCTGGCATCGGCGTTCTCGATAGCGTGGCACCGGACGCCCTACTTGGAGGGCGCGTGGACGTCCCCGCCGTGGACCACCCCCGGCTACCGTCTGCTGCTGCAACCGGCCGGCCGCGTCTATTTCGCCGGCGACTGGCTGAGCCACGAGGTCGCCTGGCAACACGGTGCTTTCGTCTCCGCCCGCGCCGCGGTGTCCGCTCTCCACCAGCGCGTCCTCTCCCCGTGA